The following proteins are encoded in a genomic region of Macrobrachium rosenbergii isolate ZJJX-2024 chromosome 31, ASM4041242v1, whole genome shotgun sequence:
- the LOC136855503 gene encoding nuclear RNA export factor 1-like, translating into MGRKSKRKNKDRQQKLDKMFPLEDMNLDDNIEVRRGAKEQSKLSRKERKKRLRQMMQMGDRSNQNTGNALGWHKITVKGDNPLDKEFVLSSIANIVDIQFSPLGFCRIDNSSVFYLENNEQAASAIAGLDKRLQGPDGCRLKIASNKCEGPDLVLNAHQLQILQQCLSRRYNNGAFLLDLSDLHNDPLLKEKDVLTPLQTPLVMKQVLKLVKENIPELRALNLSHNGLRRNHLQNLQSLQSGCSQLAALNLEQNNICDLKVLNSIKVFPITELNLQFNPVVETFKDRPLAYIKEVRSRLANLKVLDSIDIETYLAENDKPSPYKVNINFSKNEKIMCGSSSSNSEFEVTDSTVRMFLDQYYKLIDTAERVNLVVAYTPDAVLEVKSDLELVRNGVFVGHEKIREALLMVPATQHNHSSFSLHVQPLGPKSTRAEVTGQCQVAGVGASVAFLRIMNIVPFNVGFCCSQDKWELKLTGT; encoded by the coding sequence ATGGGGCGAAAATCCAAACGAAAGAACAAGGACCGTCAGCAGAAACTAGATAAAATGTTTCCCTTAGAAGACATGAATTTGGATGATAACATTGAAGTAAGGAGGGGTGCCAAAGAACAGTCAAAGTTGAGTAGAAAGGAACGAAAGAAGAGATTACGGCAGATGATGCAAATGGGTGACAGATCCAACCAAAACACTGGAAATGCGCTTGGTTGGCATAAGATTACTGTGAAAGGAGATAATCCATTAGACAAAGAATTTGTTCTGTCAAGTATTGCCAACATTGTAGATATACAGTTCAGTCCTCTAGGATTTTGTCGCATAGACAATAGTAGTGTGTTTTACTTGGAGAATAATGAACAAGCAGCATCAGCAATTGCTGGGCTGGACAAGCGATTGCAGGGTCCAGATGGTTGCCGGCTAAAGATTGCTTCTAACAAGTGTGAGGGGCCTGATTTGGTGCTTAACGCCCACCAGCTACAGATATTACAACAGTGCTTATCGCGGCGGTACAACAACGGTgcctttttgcttgacctctctGACCTACACAATGACCCTTTGCTAAAAGAAAAAGATGTCCTCACCCCTCTTCAAACACCTCTGGTAATGAAACAAGTATTGAAATTAGTCAAAGAAAATATCCCAGAGTTACGAGCTCTTAATCTCAGTCACAACGGCCTTCGCAGGAATCACTTACAAAATTTACAGTCATTACAAAGTGGATGTTCCCAGTTGGCTGCACTGAATTTGGAGCAAAACAATATATGTGATTTGAAAGTCTTGAACTCAATAAAGGTGTTTCCTATAACAGAATTGAATCTGCAGTTCAACCCAGTTGTTGAGACCTTTAAAGACAGACCTTTGGCATACATCAAAGAAGTCAGGTCTCGTCTGGCAAACCTCAAGGTTTTGGACAGTATCGACATTGAAACCTATCTTGCTGAAAATGATAAACCTTCGCCATATAAGGTGAACATCAACTTctccaaaaatgagaaaattatgtgCGGCTCTTCTAGCAGTAATAGTGAATTTGAAGTTACTGATTCAACTGTTCGAATGTTTTTGGATCAGTATTACAAGCTTATAGACACAGCAGAACGCGTCAATTTGGTTGTGGCTTATACTCCTGACGCTGTGTTAGAGGTGAAATCGGATTTGGAGCTTGTACGCAACGGTGTGTTTGTCGGCCATGAAAAAATTAGAGAAGCCTTGTTAATGGTTCCTGCTACTCAGCATAACCATAGTTCATTTTCTCTCCATGTTCAGCCATTGGGACCCAAGAGCACGCGAGCTGAGGTTACTGGCCAGTGCCAGGTGGCAGGCGTGGGTGCTTCTGTTGCATTTTTGAGAATTATGAATATAGTGCCCTTCAATGTAGGATTTTGCTGTTCCCAAGACAAGTGGGAATTGAAACTGACTGGGACGTAG